A window from Plodia interpunctella isolate USDA-ARS_2022_Savannah chromosome 2, ilPloInte3.2, whole genome shotgun sequence encodes these proteins:
- the LOC128680535 gene encoding probable DNA double-strand break repair Rad50 ATPase, which translates to MEETDISGLDTEFKRYLQIMRPYLGLLEDQDTIDICNAWIQRLSKCKKKEKYLRNKYVFSLCFQLAKGSFEDPFTRFPTCDSLPPIVDEVNSDSSSEVEYVVINADEESTKFIYGNNTVSESECYSQSLDFDHDRDRVRKREIHVPNQTVVYTCSSILKNKQNNEEIEDEYKNRTNNLIMKLREIKLENERLHNELEELKEEAKTRPESRGSDMIVRVDKTTSACEQVSASPSAVLSLKLKLQEAQNSRNVLIETIKHLQEKIDDINEVYKQELEEIKLSHEFEIKNCKLELKNELTEINEKRLEEQKESYENKLKELHEVIEMNKCGFEAQKSIITVEKDKIIDDKDSEISRLQKLLEEEKNNIHSLIKRLSDQSKESKETDNSSEVQKIKIDQLEKRLYKMEKSKSKCIRMYEAKLANLQREKHLAECSLQLQLVRQRAQIITEVTDENQAELTSTLDKLEAKYKEIVANVQSTAIQRRVQDQITLDSVVQATMKTENISNSRGTNRSQFSGRTLQNHSREDNGFDCDISSLLRGNKVGNIIVGNKSFGEESVTGYCLDGERMGQLFERMYIPQRDTNDAHLKK; encoded by the coding sequence atggAAGAAACCGATATTTCTGGTCTCGATACTGAGTTTAAAAGATACTTACAGATAATGAGACCGTATTTAGGTCTTCTGGAGGACCAGGACACGATTGATATCTGTAACGCTTGGATCCAACGTCTGTCGAAATGTAAGAAGAAGGAGAAGTATTTGCgaaataaatacgtattttCCCTGTGTTTTCAGTTGGCTAAAGGTTCTTTTGAAGATCCCTTCACTAGATTCCCCACATGTGATAGTCTACCACCCATAGTTGACGAAGTGAACAGTGATTCTTCTTCGGAAGTGGAATACGTTGTGATCAATGCAGATGAAGAAagcacaaaatttatttatgggaACAATACGGTTTCAGAATCAGAATGTTACTCTCAAAGTCTAGATTTTGATCATGATCGGGACAGGGTTAGAAAACGCGAAATCCATGTACCCAATCAAACAGTGGTTTATACGTGTTCTAGTATACTgaagaataaacaaaataatgaagagATTGAGGatgaatacaaaaatagaacaaataatttgataatgaAATTAAGGGAAATAAAACTAGAAAACGAGAGACTTCATAATGAATTAGAAGAATTAAAAGAAGAAGCAAAGACGAGACCTGAAAGTCGCGGATCTGATATGATTGTCAGAGTTGACAAAACTACCAGTGCATGTGAACAAGTAAGCGCAAGTCCCTCGGCAGTATTATCATTAAAACTTAAACTGCAAGAAGCTCAAAATTCTAGAAATGTTTTGATAGAAACTATTAAGCatttacaagaaaaaatagaTGATATAAATGAAGTTTATAAACAGGAGctagaagaaataaaattatcacatgaatttgaaattaagaATTGCAAATTAGAACtaaaaaatgaattaacagaaattaatgaaaaaaggctGGAGGAACAGAAGGAgagttatgaaaataaattaaaagaactCCATGAGgttattgaaatgaataaatgtGGCTTTGAAGCccaaaaaagtattataacaGTTGAAAAGGACAAGATAATAGATGATAAAGATAGCGAAATATCGCGATTACAGAAATTGttggaagaagaaaaaaataatattcattcattgatAAAAAGATTGTCTGACCAATCTAAAGAATCTAAAGAAACAGATAACAGCAGtgaagtacaaaaaataaagattgacCAATTAGAGAAACGCCTGTACAAAATGGAGAAATCTAAATCGAAGTGCATCAGAATGTATGAGGCTAAATTGGCCAATTTGCAGCGAGAGAAGCATTTGGCCGAGTGTTCGCTTCAGCTCCAATTAGTCAGACAGAGGGCTCAAATAATTACCGAAGTAACCGACGAGAACCAAGCCGAATTGACATCAACACTAGACAAATTGGAAGCTAAGTACAAAGAGATTGTGGCGAACGTCCAATCAACAGCTATTCAAAGAAGGGTGCAGGATCAAATTACACTAGACTCCGTTGTGCAGGCCACTATGAAGaccgaaaatatttcaaacagtAGAGGCACAAACCGCAGCCAATTTTCGGGTAGAACTTTGCAAAATCACAGTCGGGAAGACAATGGGTTTGATTGTGATATTTCGTCTTTATTGCGAGGTAATAAGGTTGGTAATATTATAGTTGGTAATAAATCTTTTGGCGAGGAAAGTGTGACGGGTTATTGCCTTGATGGCGAAAGAATGGGACAACTATTCGAAAGGATGTATATTCCTCAAAGAGACACGAATGATGCCCACTTGAAGAAGTAA